From the genome of Bacteroidota bacterium:
GGACTCAATAACAAAAAAATAAATATCCGGTATTATTGAAATTAATTAAAACTTCATTATTCAAAATTCCTTGTTTCGCAACCGCTAAAGCTACAGCGAACGTGGTCAATATTCATTATTAAAAGGAGGTTCTATAAATACATTCGCCTGCCTATTTCGGCAGACAGGCATTAAGATTTCCAGAGTTTTTTATAGACAATGAAAAAATAATCTTAATTTGTTTTTTACACCCAAACAATATTTCGTATCTTAGCGGAAATTCAAAAATGTCGTTTGGCAGGTATTTTGCCAAAATTTATGATAAAAAAAATTGAAATTATGAAAAAGTTCTTGATTATTGTTATAAGCTTACTTTTTTTTGTTAATCTCGGATTCAGTCAACACGTGGGTGATGGAGGCAAAACTTATTATGATAAAAACAAAACAAAACTTAAGGAAGTATATAATTACAAAGAAGTAAATGTTTTTAGTGCCACAGGAGATCATTCAATAGTTGAAGTAATAAAGAAAAAACACGGTCCTTATTTTTATTATTATGAAAGCGGAAAAATAAAAATATCAGGTAATTATAAAAATGATGAAAAACATGGAGAATGGAAATACTTTAATGCTGAAGGAAGTTTAATAAAAACCGAAGAATACGAAAAAGGAAAACTCATTAATTCAAAACGCCCTGAATAACTTCATTCAACTAAAACATTTTTAAACTGTTCATAAGTTGAAAATATTAATAATCAGATTTAGTTCCATTGGGGATATTGTTCTTACAACTCCCGTAATCAGAGGATTAAAAAAACAATTAAAAAAATCTGAAATACACTTTATTACAAAATCTGCTTACACATCTATTTTAGAAAATAACCCTTACATTGACAAGGTTTATAGTTTTACAAACTCACTCTCTGAAATAATTCCTCATTTAAAGAAAGAAAATTACGATTACATAATCGACCTTCACAAAAATATAAGGTCGCTTAGCCTTAGATGGAAATTAAAAACAAAATCATTTTCATTCAATAAACTGAATTTCCAAAAATGGTTGCTCGTTAATTTTAAAATCAATAAATTACCTGATATTCACATTGTTGACCGCTATTTGAAAGCTACCGAAAGCTTAGGAGTTAAAAACGATGGTTTAGGATTAGATTATTTTATTCCTAAAAATGCAGAAATTGAAGGCAAAAAAATAATTGAAAAAATAAAAAAAGATTATTTAGTTATTGTTTTAGGTGGAAAGTTTTTTACAAAAAAACTCTCTGTTGAGAAAATTATAAATATTGGGCAAAAGGTCAACAGAGCAATAGTTATTTTGGGAGGAAAAGATGAAATTGAAGAAGCCAAAAGAATAGAAAAAAAGCTTGCGGTAACAAATTTGTGTGGAACTATTGATTTAAATACCTCAGC
Proteins encoded in this window:
- a CDS encoding glycosyltransferase family 9 protein; translation: MKILIIRFSSIGDIVLTTPVIRGLKKQLKKSEIHFITKSAYTSILENNPYIDKVYSFTNSLSEIIPHLKKENYDYIIDLHKNIRSLSLRWKLKTKSFSFNKLNFQKWLLVNFKINKLPDIHIVDRYLKATESLGVKNDGLGLDYFIPKNAEIEGKKIIEKIKKDYLVIVLGGKFFTKKLSVEKIINIGQKVNRAIVILGGKDEIEEAKRIEKKLAVTNLCGTIDLNTSAFIVKNATKILTNDTGLMHIAATFNKEIISVWGNTIPEFGMFPYFNKDTPKTNSHIIEVKNLKCRPCSKLGYKKKCPEGHFKCINKIDEKKILQIINQ